From the Chelonoidis abingdonii isolate Lonesome George chromosome 12, CheloAbing_2.0, whole genome shotgun sequence genome, one window contains:
- the LST1 gene encoding leukocyte-specific transcript 1 protein has product MLVLILVLSICLCRARRRVKKLVAWKGGTEPEDPDVHYASLQNLASAQVGEQQLEPPDPQHTDYATVAEVKGLGEEGGEGEGQPDGGADSGELVQDPQEGVAAC; this is encoded by the exons ATGCTGGTTCTGATCCTGGTGCTGTCCATCTGCCTGTGCCGGGCCAGGAGACGAG TAAAGAAGCTGGTGGCTTGGAAG GGCGGCACAGAGCCGGAGGACCCCGACGTACATTACGCCTccctgcagaatttggcctcagCGCAGGTcggggagcagcagctggagccccccgacccccagcacacagactaTGCCACCGTGGCCGAAGTGAAGGGCCTGGGcgaggagggtggggaaggggagggccaGCCAGATGGGGGTGCGGACTCCGGGGAGCTCGTGCAGGATCCCCAGGAAGGGGTGGCCGCCTGCTGA